A window of Oncorhynchus kisutch isolate 150728-3 linkage group LG10, Okis_V2, whole genome shotgun sequence contains these coding sequences:
- the LOC109888269 gene encoding atherin: MSEPMYRDWILDTIDSLRSRKARPDLERICRMVRRRHGSAPEQTSEELEKLIQEQTVLKVNYKGSISYRNAAKVVRRSRKKDDHTTKRTAVEEANHSDLSNGDSALGPLDQDETEHLENELPVSMETDSTMEEEEEQEGADEDGHEGSSPSPGGEDAVQGGSGAAHPYSAPCSPSGSRPGHSPVSDRPSTCKTSKRSSPLSPSSPLALRQNDCVCDSAFCPADHGPSGMQRNNTGTGALKTIVQPSGTCPWVQKSLVKREREDGVRMEESDLTSDQLVPDGVDETMKGSDRQPKTLSFPSDDCAKYKKGMDVASYVMAQDDVKNDVKNREISVKKETLRQNLLLWSVADVATYISAAGFPEQAVAFRTQEIDGKSLLLMQRSDVLTGLSIRLGPALKIYERHVKMLQRTHFLDEEDDL; encoded by the exons ATGTCTGAACCCATGTACCGCGATTGGATTTTGGACACTATTGACTCACTGCGGTCGCGAAAAGCCAGACCAGACCTTGAAAGAATTTGTCGAATGGTCCGGAGACGACATGGATCAGCGCCAGAACAAACCAGCGAGGAACTCGAGAAACTGATCCAAGAGCAAACAGTCTTGAAAGTTAACTACAAGGGCTCGATTTCCTATCGAAATGCAGCCAAAGTAGTCAGAAGAAGCAGGAAAAAGGATGATCACACGACCAAAAGAACTGCCGTGGAAGAAGCTAACCACTCCGATTTGAGCAACGGGGACAGCGCGCTCGGTCCCCTTGACCAGGATGAGACCGAGCATTTGGAG AATGAGCTGCCAGTGTCAATGGAGACAGACAGCACcatggaagaggaggaagaacagGAGGGGGCTGATGAAGATGGCCATGAgggctcctctccctctcctggggGTGAGGATGCTGTGCAGGGGGGGTCTGGTGCTGCCCACCCCTACTCTGCCCCCTGCTCCCCCAGCGGCTCTCGCCCTGGCCACAGCCCTGTGTCTGACCGCCCCTCTACCTGCAAGACCAGTAAGAGGTCCagccctctgtccccctctagtCCCCTGGCCCTCAGGCagaatgactgtgtgtgtgactctgcctTCTGCCCTGCTGATCATGGACCCTCAGGGATGCAGAGAAACAACACAGGAACTG gggCTTTAAAGACGATAGTACAGCCATCGGGGACCTGTCCCTGGGTTCAGAAGAGcttggtgaagagagagagagaggatggggtgagGATGGAGGAGAGTGACCTCACTTCTGACCAACTGGTTCCTGACGGTGTGGATGAGACCATGAAGGGTTCTGACAGACAGCCCAAGACGTTGTCTTTTCCCTCTGACGACT GTGCTAAATACAAGAAGGGGATGGACGTGGCCTCTTACGTGATGGCTCAAGACGATGTCAAGAACGATGTGAAAAACAGAGAAAT CTCTGTGAAGAAGGAGACGCTGAGGCAGAACCTATTGCTGTGGAGCGTGGCGGATGTGGCCACCTACATCTCTGCTGCAGGCTTTCCAGAGCAGGCTGTAGCTTTCAGAACACAG GAAATTGATGGAAAGTCCTTGCTCCTGATGCAGCGCAGTGACGTGTTAACTGGCCTGTCCATCAGACTTGGACCCGCCCTAAAGATCTACGAGCGCCACGTGAAGATGCTGCAGAGGACCCACTTCCTGGATGAGGAGGATGATCTCTGA